GGCAAGATATCCGCCGTCGTCGGGCCCGGCGACGACCAGCCGCCAGTCGGGAAACTTCCGCTCCACCGCTGCCCAAGCGCGCAGCAACAGGTCGATGCCCTTTATCTTGTGAATGCGCCCCAGATAGAGCAGCGTCTTCGTTGGCCCTTGCGGCTTGGCCGCGAGCGGCGGCACGTCGATGCCGTTGGGCTGCACGCACACCGGCTGCCGAAACCCGAGATGGCGCAGATCGAGAAGCTCTTCCTCCGATGTGGCATGAAAGGCATCCGCCGCTTGCATCGTCTGCTTCTGCCCCAGCAGATGCCACATCACCCACTTGCGCCCGCGATGGTGATTCCAGGCCCATTCCGACACCGTGCCGCGCGGCGAGATGACGAGCCGTGTATTCCCCGCCCGGCGGGCGCGGCCCGGGTACACGTTGTTCATCATCCAGAGTCCGTGGCTGTGGATGATCTGCGCTCGGCCCGACCGCACCTGCTCGAGCATCCACTTCGCCATCGCCGGCGAGCGGCCGAGGCGCCGTGGACCGAAGTCAACTGGAAAACGCTGGACGTACGCAGGTGATGGACTTCCCGGCATCCAGTCGAGCACGGCGAGTTTCGTCGGCGTGCCTGCGGCGAGCAGTTCCTCGCACAGCCGCCGCACCGAATAGACCGGGCCGCTGGCTTCGACATCGATGGTGGCGACGGTGTGAAGGATCAACTCACATCCCCACCACCGTGAAGCGACAACGTCGGCCGGGAATCACTGACCCGACGCGCAACCGCATCAGCGTCCTTTCGCCGACGCACCATGGCAGCAAGCCCAGCGTGCAGGATCAGAGTCACGATGACAACCTGTAGCACGCCGCCGATGTAGGCAGGGACGAACCAGTCATCCGGCCGCAGCCCGAGATAGATTGCTTGAAAGATTAGCGGCACGTACAGCCACTGTCGCGATCGAATGGCGTTCAAGCTAAAGCGACCTATAACTGCGAATAGCAGTCCGACAAATCCTCCAACCAATACCACGAGTAGCCAGCCTCCGTTCCAGTAAGCTTCGCCGACGAAGCCCAGGCCGGTCGATGACGTGTCCGTCCCCTTTATCAGATAGGTGAAATCGACCCCGGGCGTCATGATCGGTTTGTCTTCGCGGAGGAACCTCGGGACGAAGACATAACCAACCATACCGAAGGTCCAACCTGGCTTGCCTTGGTCATACTGGTCCATGGCGAAGGCCTGCGCGTTCGGATAGGCCAACCGCGACCACCAGCCCTGAACACCGGGAAGCAGGTCGGCCAACGTCTCGCGTCCCGCCACGCCGTACGAACCCGCGGCGGTGATCAATTCGGCCAAATCCTGCGCCGAAGCGCGGCCCAGGAGGATCCGAGTATAGTTGACGAAAGGCGAAAGGACGGCCACATACGCGACGGCCACCAACAGCCCGGTGGCGATGAGCCGCTTGAGATTTGGGCGTACGGCATACTGTCCGAGGAACACCAGTAGTACGGTCTTGATGATGTGAAGCTTTGCAAGCATCACAAAGCCGACGATGACCTCGGCGGCAATAAGACCCCAAAGCAACAGGCGTGCGCCACGCCTGTGCTCGGCAGCGGCCACGCTGAGCGGCAGGATTGCCAACCCGGAAAACGTGCCCAGGTATTGAACCGACCCAGGCAAAACATAACTCGATAGACCCAGAACGTACGGAAGCTCGAACAAGTACTTGA
This genomic interval from Nevskiales bacterium contains the following:
- a CDS encoding glycosyltransferase; the protein is MILHTVATIDVEASGPVYSVRRLCEELLAAGTPTKLAVLDWMPGSPSPAYVQRFPVDFGPRRLGRSPAMAKWMLEQVRSGRAQIIHSHGLWMMNNVYPGRARRAGNTRLVISPRGTVSEWAWNHHRGRKWVMWHLLGQKQTMQAADAFHATSEEELLDLRHLGFRQPVCVQPNGIDVPPLAAKPQGPTKTLLYLGRIHKIKGIDLLLRAWAAVERKFPDWRLVVAGPDDGGYLAQYRALAAEFGLARVTFPGPVYGKDKLELYRSAYLFVLPTHSENFGMTVVEALAAGTPAIVTKGAPWARLVEQAAGWWIDIGVDPLVAALEEALALPDERLVEMGRNGRAWMICEFSWSSIAQKMAAFYDWLQGGADPPHYVRVD